From a region of the Deltaproteobacteria bacterium genome:
- a CDS encoding dodecin domain-containing protein: MHEIHAAWAVADAAVADASPEVLEEEPVTFEFEGSSDHTIAEAVRRALSHASTSLRTLDGAGVLVIPEIDRRANRPRFRVTLRVSAQSEPTPS, encoded by the coding sequence ATGCACGAGATCCACGCCGCATGGGCGGTCGCCGACGCTGCTGTTGCCGATGCTTCTCCCGAGGTGCTCGAGGAGGAGCCGGTGACGTTCGAATTCGAGGGCTCGTCGGACCACACGATCGCGGAAGCGGTGCGCCGCGCCCTCTCGCACGCGTCGACGTCGCTTCGGACGCTCGACGGCGCCGGGGTGCTGGTGATTCCCGAGATCGACCGGCGTGCCAACCGTCCGCGTTTCCGGGTCACGCTGCGCGTCTCGGCGCAGAGCGAGCCGACGCCGAGCTGA
- a CDS encoding DUF971 domain-containing protein: protein MAPTIKRLREVGRYAVGIDWSDGHDSILPHRHLRTACPCNACLAAPPEVGPSHCEVALVRTVGDGTLFIAWADEHETFFMADELRALCRCAHCVREPNYPISGQ from the coding sequence ATGGCACCGACGATCAAGCGGCTTCGAGAGGTGGGACGATACGCCGTCGGCATCGACTGGAGCGACGGGCACGACAGCATCCTGCCGCACCGCCACCTCCGCACCGCCTGTCCCTGCAACGCGTGCCTCGCCGCGCCACCGGAGGTCGGACCCTCGCACTGCGAGGTCGCCCTCGTACGCACGGTCGGCGACGGTACGCTCTTCATCGCCTGGGCCGACGAGCACGAGACGTTCTTCATGGCCGACGAACTCCGGGCGCTCTGTCGTTGCGCGCACTGCGTGCGCGAGCCGAACTATCCGATCTCCGGCCAGTAG